Below is a window of Agathobacter rectalis ATCC 33656 DNA.
TACGAAGTGCTGCTGCATATGAACCTCTCTGCCTGAACACATTGGCTCTGACTCTTGAAAAGCCCTCCACCGAAAAAGCAAAATCAAGCTCTCCCTTCTCCTTTAGCTCATCTTTAAGCTCCTGCGGAACAATTGGAGAAAGCAGGTTGTCCGTCTCAACATTGGTAAGAACCTGATTTCCCTGCGGTACAAGCTTTCCGTCAATTCTAAGCATAACCGGATTTCCCGGTACGATATGTATATCCGATGAGTTCTGTTGCTGCGCTGCTTTTAAAATGTCTACTATCTGCATTTTCTTTTCCCCCTTAGTTTTCAAACGTGGTCTTTAACATTTCCTGGAATGAAGTAACTCCTTCGAGTACAAGCTTCTCTGCACTCTGTCTAAGTGTATGCATGCCCTCATCACATGCAGCCTTGTTTATATCCTCTATATCAACACCTTTTGAAATAAGTGACTTTAGCTTTGGTGTTATGGTCATTATCTCATATATACCGATTCGTCCCTTGTAGCCTGTATTGGCACATTTTTCACAGCCACATGGCTCATAAATCTTTACCGGACGGAACGCCGGTATATTCATAAAGGCCTTTTCCTCCTCTGTCAGCAGATGCTCTCTCTTACATTCCGGACAAAGTCTTCTTACAAGTCGCTGTGCAATGATTCCCTTTACCGAATCCGCAAGCAGATAACTTTCAACTCCCATGTCCTCCAGTCGTGAAATAGTACTTGCCGAGCTGTTGGTATGCAGTGTGCTGACCACAAGATGTCCTGTGATTGACGCCTGTACTGCAATCTGTGCTGTCTCCTGATCTCGAATCTCACCAATCATAATGATGTCCGGATCCTGTCGCAGAATGGAACGAAGTGCTGATGCAAATGTCAGGTCAGCTTTATTATTTACCTGTACCTGGTTTATTCCATCTATATTGGCCTCGACCGGATCCTCAACTGTGATGATATTTACATCCTCCTTGTTGAGCTCTGAAAGTGCCGTGTAAAGCGTGGTTGACTTACCACTTCCTGTAGGTCCTGTAACAAGGATGATACCGTTTGTATTCATCAGTATATGATCAAATGCCTTAAGCTCTTCGTCTGAAAATCCCAGCTCCTTTTTATCTCTTGTAAGTGCCTTTTTCTGCGCAAGTCGCATAACGCATTTCTCACCGAATACTGTCGGAAGGATTGATACTCGGATATCATACTCTATCTTGTCTATCTCCATAGTGATACGGCCGTCCTGCGGCTTACGTTTCTCGGAAATATCCATACCACCTATAATTTTAAGTCGTGTAATAATTGCAGAAAGCAGATGTATACTATATGCTGCCTTCTCATAAAGCGCACCATCTATTCTGTATCGCACCCTGACTTTATTTTCCAGTGCCTCTATATGTATATCTGAGGCCCTGAGTCTGGCTGCCTGCTCAATGATAGAGTTGACAAGTAAAACTACCGGCGAATTGTTGACATCCTTGCTGGTAGCTTCCTCAGCCTCGGCATTTTTCTGCTCACGCTCTTTTCTCTCCCTCGCATACTCCTGAGCCGCTTTCATAGCCTCTGTATCACCGTAATATTTGTCAAGCGTCAAAAGTATGTCTCTGCCTGTCGCTACTGCAGGCTCAGCCTGTAGATTGGTAACAATTGAAAAATCATCAAGCGCAACCATATCCATAGGATCAGCCATGGCCACATGCACTACATTGGCATTATTCTTGTCAAATGCATATGGTATCATAACATGCTTTCTAAGCACTGTCTCACTGACAAGGTTTTGCACCTCCTCAGGTATGTTGATTGCGCTCACATTAACAAGCTCCAGTCCCAGCTGCTGCGACAATGCCTTTGCTATCTCAAGCTCATTGGTGAACCCAAGCTCAATGAGTGTTTCTCCTATCTTCTTATGCTTTTCTTTGGCTATAGGCAGAGCCTTTTCCAGCTGCTCCTGAGTAATTACATTTTCATTTATAAGCATATCACCGATACGCTTTTTCTCTCGTCTAAAAGCCATAATGGCTCCCCCTCTTTCATCATTTAGTAAAATACTACCATTATGATGGCTGTATTTCAAGGGTATTTATATAAAATATACAATAAATTTATTTCAAAACTAAAAAGTAACGATTCCGAGTGCCTGCAGCAACAGTATAAGCAGGAATGCCGGTGCAATAAATTTAACCATGATTATATAAAGCCCTTTTCTGGTGAATTTGCTGCCTCCGCGTGTCACCTCATCTATTATTACCTTTGGACTTACTATCCAACCGATAAGGATACATGTGGCAAGTGCAACGATTGGCATAAGCACATTGTTGCTTACATAATCCATGATATCAAGTATCTGTCCGACTGTGCCGTTTGGAAGCTTAACCTCCATATAGAGCTTATTGTAGCCAAGGCAGACTATTATCTCTGCAATCAGACCGTATACCGTGACTAAAATTGCGCTTTTTCTGCGGCTCCAGTGAAATCTGTCTATAAGACTCGATACAATAGCCTCCATAATTGATACAGACGATGTGACTGCTGCGAATGCAACTATCATGAAGAATATCAGTCCAACAATATCTCCTGCTATTCCCATTTCATTAAATACCTTTGGCAGTGATATAAACATAAGCCCCGGTCCTGCTGACATGCCGTCACGACCCATAAATACATATACTGCCGGAATGATCATAAGGCCTGCAAGGAATGCAACAAGAGTATCAAAAATCTCGATCTGGTTGATTGAGCCCATGAGCTTTGATTCCTTCTTGACATACGAACCATATGCAACCATGATTCCCATAGCCACACTGATTGAGTAGAACAGCTGACCGAGTGCATCAACAAATACTGTGACAAGCTTTTGCATTGTAAGCCCCTTGAAGTCAGGAACCACATATATCTTAAGACCCTCAAGACCACTTCTTGCTGCGCCTGATGCATCCTTATAATTGAGCGTCAGTGAGAAAATACCGATTGCAAAAATAAGCACAACAAGGATAGGCATGAGCACCTTGCTGAAGCGCTCGATACCTTTATTGACTCCGCCAATGACAACTGCTGCTGTTATAAGCAGATAAACCACTCCAAATATGATTGGTGCCCACTGGCCTGTGATAAAGCCTGTGAAATATCCATCCGCAACCGCATTTTTACCGCTTCCTGTAATGAAAAGTGTAAAATATTTTAAAACCCATCCACCTATAGTACAGTAGTAAGGCAGAATAATAGCCGGTACTATACACGCAAGCACACCGATAAACTTGCCCTTTGGATTGATAAGACCATACGCGGTGAGCGGTCCCTGTCCGGTCTTACGTCCTATTGCAATCTCAGTGGTAAGCAATGCAAAGCCAAAGGTCAGAACAAGTATCAGATACACCAGCAGAAAAAGTCCTCCTCCGTCCTTTGCTGCCAGATACGGAAACCTCCATATATTTCCAAGTCCTACCGCACTGCCGGCTGCCGCAAGAACGAACCCAATGTTGCCGGAAAAAGTGCTTCTTGATTTTTCTTTCATTTTCTACTGTCTCCTTAATATATTATATAATTTAATTTCGATTTAATATGGACATTGTTTCCATTTACAAATCTAATATACCTATTATAATCATCTAGAGTACTTTTTGCAACGGTTGATATTTTTTATTCGCATTTGCAGTGTGGTGGCACATAGCAGGTGTCACCAAACGTAACGCAAATTCACCACAGCGTAAGGAACGTAAGCCCCGGGTACCGCGGGCGCACACGTACTCCCGCCGGAGCGCATAGCGAAGTGGCTTAGATACTGTAGAAATTATGCCCACAAATCGAGTAGGAGGCGGTGACTAACCGCCGTCCTCTCACAGCACCGTACGTACCGTTCGGTATACGGCGCTTTCAATAGTTGACGTGCACAGACTGATAGGCTGTGGCTAAATCGTAAAAGCCACTGTTTATCAGTCTTTCTTTATTCAGCGCCCAAATCACAGCTTTGTTATTGCTGATATACCAATACTTTCTGCGACTGTTTGCTATTGTTGACGCATAGTGTTCTGGGATTCCAAGTTTGACTAGATTTTTATATTTCGTTCTAGGTTTCTTCCACTGTTTCCATATACACATGCGTATTCTGTGATAGAGCCATCCGTTGATGTCATCTATGTTGCTCTTCATACTTGCAATTCCGTAGTAGTTAAGCCATCCCCTTGCATATACTTTGATTTTCTCAAGGCTTGGCTTGATTGACTGACATCGCTTACGGGAAGATAACTCCTTCAGTCTGGACTTAAACTTCTTCCATGACTTCGGATGAACTCGGACATATATGCCTTTTCCGTTCCTTCCCAATGCAAAGCCAAGGAATTTAAAATTTCGGATTGCAAACACGCTGACTGTACGGCTCTTTTCTCGGTTGACTGTAAGTTTCAGCCTCTCCTCAAGATATTTTGTACTGCTTTCCAAGAGTCTCTCTGATGCTCGCTTGCTCTTTGCAAGAAGCACGATGTCATCTGCATATCTTATGCATGGAACACCTCTTTTCAGGTATTCCTGGTCGAACTCATTGAGGTAGATGTTTGCCAGCAATGGTGATAGATTTCCACCTTGTGGTGAGCCTTCCTCTGTGTCAATGACCACTCCGTTTTCCATTACACCGCTTTTCAGATAGCGCTTTATCAACTGTACTACACGTTCATCTTTTACATTCTTTCGTAGAAGATTGATGAGAATTTCGTGATTAAGAGTATCGAAGTACTTTGACAAGTCAAGGACTACAGCGAATGTATAGCCTTGTTCTGCATACTCCTTAACCTTAAGTATTGCATCTTTTGCACTTCTGTTCGGACGATAGCCATAGCTACCATCTGCAAACAGCGGTTCATAGATTGGCACTAACTGTTGGGTTATTGCCTGTTGAAGTGTACGGTCTATCACTGTTGGTATGCCAAGCTTTCGCACACCACCATCTGGTTTGGGAATTTCAACTCGTCTTACTGGAGACGGAGTATACTTTCCACGATAAATGCGGTCAGTTATCTCTTGTTGATGTTCCTTTAGATATGGAAGAGCCTCTTCAATGGTCATGCCATCAATTCCCGGCGCTCCCTTGTTTGCCTTAACTCTCTTATACGCTCTGTTAAAGTTGTCTTTATACAGTATCGTTTCCAAAAGTCTCGGCTGTGCACTGTCTCTTTCTTTCCATATCCGATTGAATGACCTGGACGCTTTCACATACCCTTCATGTTCCGCATTATCTCTTTGCGAACAGCCATTGTTTTCAATGTTTTCTGCCATAGACGGTCATTCCTCCTTTCTCGGTCATACTCAAGACTCCTACTGATTCGGTCCTTCACCTCTCGGCTACTATGACCTCTGCTGACTTCTATGCGTTCAGCATTGCTTTATACAATGGTTACCTCTTTCAAGGCATACCGCACAGACCTCCCTAGGTACCACACGTTTCTTCCTCTCCATCCATCTGCCTCATTTATCATGCATTATTCCGTGTAGTTATTGGGCTTTAACATGGGTTGCTGTCTTACCCACATGCATGACCTCATATGAGATTTCTGTTCGTCAGACCAGAGATTTGCCCGTGAGTTGGTATATTCCTCACATCCAGCTTCCTTCAGATTCCATCTCACGATGGACACCCTTGCCTTCGGCTATATCCTTCCCACTACCGGGCGGATTCGGGACTTTAACCCGTTAGAAACGTGCGCCGCTAGGCGCACAACGCAGAAATACCCAGCCATGGACGGCTGGGTAAGGCGTTATGCGCCACGGACGGCGCATAAAAGCCGGTTTCGTCAAGCATAGAAACCCATCAAGCATAATTTCGTACAGTATCTTAGCCACGCAGCGTAGCGACGGCAGGAGTACGTGTGCGCCCGTGGTACCCGGGGCTTGCGTTCCGTACTATTATATAAACGTCCTAAATAAGGTTTTTAATGCCTTCTGTTAAACGCTTTGCAACTCTCACATTGTTCATAGTGTAAAGATGAATTCCCTCCACATCATTAGCTAAAAGCTCAATTATCTGACTCTCGCAGTAAGACATTCCGGCATCAAAAAGTGCCGCCTTGTTGTCTCCGTATCTGTGCACAATCTTCTGGAACTTTTCCGGGAACTTTGCTCCGCACATTGTGACCATTCTCTGAATCTGAGCCGCATTGATACAAGGCATGATGCCCGGGATAACCGGCACATTGATACCTGCAAGCCTGCAGTCCTCAGCAAAATTGAAGAAGGTATCATTGTCAAAGAAGAGCTGCGATAAAAGAAGCTCTGCACCGGCATCAACCTTTTTCTTAAGATTCTTAATATCATCTACCTTATCAGCTGCCTCCGGATGGATGTCCGGGTAGCACGCACCTGCGATACAGAACTGATCACCTGTGGTGTCCTTTATGTATTTAATCAAATCGCTTGCATGGAGAAAATCCTCCTTTGCAGGCACGTTCGGATTTCTGTCTCCTCTTAAAGCGAGGATATTCTCAATGCCCTCATATGAAAGCTGTCTGGTGAACTCATCTATCTCAGCCTTGTTATAGCACAGACATGTAAGGTGCACTACAGGCTCCACATTGTACTGGTTCTTGATTTTCTTCGCAATCTCGATAGTCTTGTTATTGTTTGAGCTGCCGCCTGCGCCAAATGTCACGCTGATGTACTCAGGATGACAATCACAGAGTATCTCAAGCATCTCGTCTATATTTTTGAAGTCCTCCTCTTTCTTTGGTGGAAATATCTCAAAGGAGAGCGACTGTGGTTTGTTTGTATGTATCTGTGTAATCTTCATGTTATCCTCCGGTATATATGGTTATTCAATAATTTGTAATTTTTATATTCCATATATTACTGTAGTTTTTTGTCATTGTAAAATATATTTTTCTTTTAGTTTGTCATAAATAAAATCTATATCAAAACTTGCTGAGCATTTGATTTTTTTATATGAGGTGATATAATGGGCGAAGCAAATCAAAAAGAGGTTTCACAATGAAAAAAATAGATTTTGATAATGATTCAATAAAGAAAAATATATTGCAGGCTGCTCTGCCCATGCTGGCAGCCCAGATTCTAAGCCTGTTGTACAATATAGTAGACCGCATATACATTGCCCGCATACCGGATATGGGAACCACTGCACTCGGTGCTGTGGGGCTTTGCTTTCCTATTATAATGCTGACAATCGCTTTCTCCAATCTCTTTGGAAGCGGTGGTGCTCCGCTTTTTTCAATAAAAAGAGGCATGAGTGATGACAGAGCCGCCAATACTATAATGAATACGAGCTTTACAATGGTCTGCACATTCGCAGTCGTTTTTACAGCTTTGTGCATGATTTTTGCAAAGCCTCTTTTAATCGTGTTTGGCGCATCTGAAAATGCTCTCAAATACGCTCTGCCATACCTGCTCATTTATTTGATAGGAACACTCCCATCCATGATTTCAACCGGCATGAATCCCTTTATCAACGCTCAGGGCTACTCCACTACCGGCATGCTGTCTGTTGCAATCGGAGCCGTTGCCAATCTGGTTTTAGACCCGCTTTTTATATTTGGATTTAATTTCGGTATCAAAGGAGCAGCTATTGCTACGGTCATCTCACAAATACTGTCTGCTCTCTATGTGCTTCACTTTCTTAGGAAAAAGGCTGAGCTTAAGGTGCGCCTTATGACACTCTCTGAATTCAGTGAAAACACGCGCTATGCAAAGGACATCATAAGCCTTGGAACCTCAGGCTGTGTCATGCAGCTCACAAACAGCCTGGTATCTATATGCTGCAACAATGTGCTTTCAGTGACCGGTGGCGATTTGTACATATCGGTAATGACCATCGTATCAAGCATCAGGCAGATGGTCGAGACTCCAATTTATGCAATTGTGGAGGGTTCATCTCCTGTTTTAAGCTACAACTATGGCGCCAAAAGGCCGGCCCGGGTGAGAAAATCTATTTTCACTATGGGACTGCTCGTGCTTCTATATACAGCTGTCATGTGGAGTGTGATTATACTTGCCCCTCATGCCCTGATTGCAATTTTCAGTTCCGATTCCACCCTTATGGATGATGCGGTGAAGGCTTTGAATATCTACTTTGCGGCATTCATATTTATGGATCTGCAGTACATCGGACAGACCACCTTTAAATCACTGAACAAAAAGAAGCGGGCTATATTTTTCTCCCTGCTTCGCAAGGTGTTCATCGTTGTACCGCTGACATATATTCTGCCTTACTCCTTTGGTATGGGAACCGACGGTGTGTTTATGGCAGAGCCTGTATCAAACGTGATTGGCGGAAGCATCTGCTTTGTAACCATGCTTGGCACTGTGCTACCTGAGCTTCGCAGAATGGAGCAGTAATTACAGCATCTCATCAATGCAGATGCCGTAGCCTCCGGTCGGATCATCGACAAACACATGGGTGACTGCTCCTATTATTTTACCATCCTGTATGATAGGGCTTCCGGATGTGCCCTGCACTATGCCACCGGAGAGCTCTATCAGCCTGTCGTCTGTCACCTTAAGCTCCATTCCCTTGTTTGTATCTGTCGCTTTTTTATCTATATTTGTTATTTCCAGATTATATTTTTCAAGTTTTCCTGATATTTCCGATATCATCTGTGCACTGCCTGTGTGTAT
It encodes the following:
- a CDS encoding GspE/PulE family protein; translated protein: MAFRREKKRIGDMLINENVITQEQLEKALPIAKEKHKKIGETLIELGFTNELEIAKALSQQLGLELVNVSAINIPEEVQNLVSETVLRKHVMIPYAFDKNNANVVHVAMADPMDMVALDDFSIVTNLQAEPAVATGRDILLTLDKYYGDTEAMKAAQEYARERKEREQKNAEAEEATSKDVNNSPVVLLVNSIIEQAARLRASDIHIEALENKVRVRYRIDGALYEKAAYSIHLLSAIITRLKIIGGMDISEKRKPQDGRITMEIDKIEYDIRVSILPTVFGEKCVMRLAQKKALTRDKKELGFSDEELKAFDHILMNTNGIILVTGPTGSGKSTTLYTALSELNKEDVNIITVEDPVEANIDGINQVQVNNKADLTFASALRSILRQDPDIIMIGEIRDQETAQIAVQASITGHLVVSTLHTNSSASTISRLEDMGVESYLLADSVKGIIAQRLVRRLCPECKREHLLTEEEKAFMNIPAFRPVKIYEPCGCEKCANTGYKGRIGIYEIMTITPKLKSLISKGVDIEDINKAACDEGMHTLRQSAEKLVLEGVTSFQEMLKTTFEN
- a CDS encoding sodium-dependent transporter, whose product is MKEKSRSTFSGNIGFVLAAAGSAVGLGNIWRFPYLAAKDGGGLFLLVYLILVLTFGFALLTTEIAIGRKTGQGPLTAYGLINPKGKFIGVLACIVPAIILPYYCTIGGWVLKYFTLFITGSGKNAVADGYFTGFITGQWAPIIFGVVYLLITAAVVIGGVNKGIERFSKVLMPILVVLIFAIGIFSLTLNYKDASGAARSGLEGLKIYVVPDFKGLTMQKLVTVFVDALGQLFYSISVAMGIMVAYGSYVKKESKLMGSINQIEIFDTLVAFLAGLMIIPAVYVFMGRDGMSAGPGLMFISLPKVFNEMGIAGDIVGLIFFMIVAFAAVTSSVSIMEAIVSSLIDRFHWSRRKSAILVTVYGLIAEIIVCLGYNKLYMEVKLPNGTVGQILDIMDYVSNNVLMPIVALATCILIGWIVSPKVIIDEVTRGGSKFTRKGLYIIMVKFIAPAFLLILLLQALGIVTF
- the ltrA gene encoding group II intron reverse transcriptase/maturase, producing the protein MAENIENNGCSQRDNAEHEGYVKASRSFNRIWKERDSAQPRLLETILYKDNFNRAYKRVKANKGAPGIDGMTIEEALPYLKEHQQEITDRIYRGKYTPSPVRRVEIPKPDGGVRKLGIPTVIDRTLQQAITQQLVPIYEPLFADGSYGYRPNRSAKDAILKVKEYAEQGYTFAVVLDLSKYFDTLNHEILINLLRKNVKDERVVQLIKRYLKSGVMENGVVIDTEEGSPQGGNLSPLLANIYLNEFDQEYLKRGVPCIRYADDIVLLAKSKRASERLLESSTKYLEERLKLTVNREKSRTVSVFAIRNFKFLGFALGRNGKGIYVRVHPKSWKKFKSRLKELSSRKRCQSIKPSLEKIKVYARGWLNYYGIASMKSNIDDINGWLYHRIRMCIWKQWKKPRTKYKNLVKLGIPEHYASTIANSRRKYWYISNNKAVIWALNKERLINSGFYDLATAYQSVHVNY
- the metF gene encoding methylenetetrahydrofolate reductase [NAD(P)H], yielding MKITQIHTNKPQSLSFEIFPPKKEEDFKNIDEMLEILCDCHPEYISVTFGAGGSSNNNKTIEIAKKIKNQYNVEPVVHLTCLCYNKAEIDEFTRQLSYEGIENILALRGDRNPNVPAKEDFLHASDLIKYIKDTTGDQFCIAGACYPDIHPEAADKVDDIKNLKKKVDAGAELLLSQLFFDNDTFFNFAEDCRLAGINVPVIPGIMPCINAAQIQRMVTMCGAKFPEKFQKIVHRYGDNKAALFDAGMSYCESQIIELLANDVEGIHLYTMNNVRVAKRLTEGIKNLI
- a CDS encoding MATE family efflux transporter, which translates into the protein MKKIDFDNDSIKKNILQAALPMLAAQILSLLYNIVDRIYIARIPDMGTTALGAVGLCFPIIMLTIAFSNLFGSGGAPLFSIKRGMSDDRAANTIMNTSFTMVCTFAVVFTALCMIFAKPLLIVFGASENALKYALPYLLIYLIGTLPSMISTGMNPFINAQGYSTTGMLSVAIGAVANLVLDPLFIFGFNFGIKGAAIATVISQILSALYVLHFLRKKAELKVRLMTLSEFSENTRYAKDIISLGTSGCVMQLTNSLVSICCNNVLSVTGGDLYISVMTIVSSIRQMVETPIYAIVEGSSPVLSYNYGAKRPARVRKSIFTMGLLVLLYTAVMWSVIILAPHALIAIFSSDSTLMDDAVKALNIYFAAFIFMDLQYIGQTTFKSLNKKKRAIFFSLLRKVFIVVPLTYILPYSFGMGTDGVFMAEPVSNVIGGSICFVTMLGTVLPELRRMEQ